One Tunturibacter gelidoferens genomic region harbors:
- a CDS encoding NfeD family protein: MTSVTRFALLLLMAISCSLSTRLFAAPDSPGTVVKLTIHDTIQPITADYLQRGLHEAAHRHAQAVLISMSTPGGLLESTRVMVQAIENSPVPVIIFISPSGSRAGSAGFFILESADIAAMAPGTNAGAAHPIVEGRQLDPVLKDKIENDAAAFLRSYTSRRGRNVEAAEDAVRNSKSYSDEEALKLKLIDLVSADDATLLKTLDGREIHRFDGTTQTLHLQGAEIVTTAPSERERLLSKLTNPDIAVLLLVLGGLLIYLEFNVPGTVVPGSIGTLFILLGLFGLNLLPVRHTAIVLLLAAFIMMLLEAKFGSHGVLAIAGIASLVFGLATLVDGPIPELRVHIATALGAGLGFGAISFGLAWIALRARRGKVLTGPQAMIGGIAVVRTPLCPTGQVEIRGELWQASLRGQESLDVGSLVSVRDLDGLTLVVEPANKPV, translated from the coding sequence ATGACTTCCGTCACGAGATTCGCCCTTCTCTTGCTGATGGCGATCTCCTGCTCACTGTCCACACGTTTGTTCGCCGCTCCCGACTCCCCCGGCACCGTCGTCAAACTCACCATTCACGACACCATCCAGCCCATAACCGCGGACTATCTTCAGCGTGGCCTCCACGAGGCTGCCCATCGCCACGCTCAGGCAGTGCTGATCTCAATGAGCACCCCCGGCGGCCTGCTCGAATCCACCCGCGTCATGGTTCAGGCCATCGAAAACTCACCCGTCCCTGTAATCATCTTCATCTCACCATCGGGCAGCAGAGCAGGTTCGGCCGGATTCTTCATCCTCGAATCAGCCGACATCGCCGCGATGGCCCCCGGAACCAACGCCGGAGCGGCTCATCCCATCGTCGAAGGCCGTCAGCTCGATCCCGTCCTCAAAGACAAGATCGAGAATGACGCCGCCGCCTTCCTCCGTTCCTACACCTCCCGCCGCGGTCGCAACGTCGAAGCCGCCGAAGACGCCGTTCGCAACTCGAAGTCCTACAGCGACGAAGAGGCACTGAAGCTGAAGCTCATCGACCTCGTCTCTGCCGACGACGCCACCCTGCTCAAAACGCTGGATGGCCGCGAGATCCACCGCTTCGACGGCACCACCCAGACCCTGCATCTTCAGGGAGCAGAGATTGTCACCACCGCTCCCTCCGAGCGCGAGCGCCTGCTCAGCAAACTCACCAACCCAGACATCGCCGTCCTGCTGCTCGTTCTCGGCGGCCTCCTCATCTACCTGGAGTTCAACGTTCCCGGCACCGTGGTTCCCGGCTCCATCGGTACGCTCTTCATCCTCCTGGGCCTCTTCGGGCTGAACCTTCTCCCCGTCCGCCACACAGCAATCGTTCTCCTGCTGGCAGCGTTCATAATGATGTTGCTCGAAGCAAAGTTCGGCAGTCACGGCGTCCTTGCGATCGCCGGCATCGCCTCTCTCGTCTTCGGCCTGGCCACCCTCGTCGACGGGCCCATCCCAGAACTCCGCGTCCACATCGCGACAGCCCTGGGCGCAGGCCTCGGCTTCGGCGCCATCTCCTTCGGCCTTGCCTGGATAGCGCTTCGTGCCCGGCGTGGCAAGGTCCTTACCGGCCCACAGGCCATGATCGGCGGCATCGCCGTCGTCCGCACCCCGCTTTGCCCCACTGGGCAGGTGGAGATTCGCGGCGAGCTATGGCAGGCCTCGCTCCGCGGACAGGAATCTCTCGACGTAGGCTCTTTGGTCTCAGTCCGCGACCTGGACGGCCTGACCCTGGTCGTCGAACCTGCCAATAAGCCCGTTTGA
- a CDS encoding outer membrane beta-barrel protein gives MLNVSRPSWVRNVVLCLLLPAAGLTANAQATPQSGLDRQLSRLDIGVVASAIINKDSNGTVVVNTVPTAVNLHPGNTVGPLVTIRYTKSPYLGFEFNYAYARYTQTFTPFGAAPVGGVQQNASEYTFGYVAHFPREFHGIAPFAGGGAGTTAFRPTPGGGEGLSPQARATYYYNVGGDYMLNKHFGARAEFRQLFFKAPDFETNYLTIQKHTTELQPGFGFFFRF, from the coding sequence ATGTTGAATGTGTCTCGCCCGTCGTGGGTTCGGAACGTTGTACTTTGCCTGCTGCTCCCCGCGGCCGGATTAACCGCCAACGCACAGGCCACCCCGCAGTCAGGCCTGGACCGTCAGCTCTCCCGCCTCGACATCGGCGTGGTCGCCTCCGCCATCATCAACAAAGACTCGAACGGCACCGTAGTCGTCAACACCGTTCCGACAGCAGTCAATCTTCATCCCGGCAATACGGTCGGTCCACTCGTAACCATCCGCTATACGAAATCCCCATACCTCGGGTTTGAGTTCAACTACGCCTACGCCCGCTACACCCAGACCTTCACTCCTTTTGGAGCGGCGCCGGTCGGAGGAGTTCAGCAGAATGCCTCCGAATACACCTTCGGTTACGTAGCCCACTTCCCCCGTGAGTTTCATGGGATCGCACCGTTCGCCGGTGGTGGCGCCGGAACAACCGCCTTCCGACCCACACCCGGCGGCGGAGAAGGCCTGTCGCCGCAGGCACGCGCCACCTACTACTACAACGTCGGAGGCGACTACATGCTAAACAAGCACTTCGGAGCACGCGCCGAGTTTCGCCAGCTGTTCTTCAAGGCTCCGGACTTCGAAACCAACTATCTCACCATTCAGAAACACACCACCGAACTCCAGCCCGGCTTCGGCTTCTTCTTTCGCTTCTAG
- a CDS encoding slipin family protein: protein MMSLPLLFAIVIVVLYLVNSLNILKEYERGVIFRLGRVKQAAAGPGLIWIFRPLDQIVRVSLRQEAMEVPPQDVITRDNVTLKVNAVITLRVVDPTKAVIEVANYIYQTSQFAQTTLRSVLGEVDLDGLLAHREALNIRIQTIIDGHTAPFGVKVVSVEVKQVDMPESMLRAMAKQAEAERERRAKIIHAEGEFNAAAKLVEAAQLMATQPMTLQLRYLQTLTEIGVEKNTTIVFPLPMELMNLFNKTTLTPDAALEKKV, encoded by the coding sequence ATGATGTCTCTCCCGCTCCTCTTTGCCATCGTCATCGTAGTTCTCTACCTTGTGAACTCCCTCAACATCCTCAAAGAGTACGAGCGAGGCGTCATCTTCCGTCTCGGTCGGGTCAAGCAGGCAGCGGCTGGCCCAGGTCTCATCTGGATCTTCCGCCCCCTCGATCAGATCGTGCGCGTCAGCCTCCGCCAGGAAGCGATGGAAGTTCCCCCGCAAGACGTCATCACCCGCGACAACGTCACGCTCAAGGTCAATGCCGTCATCACTCTGCGCGTCGTAGACCCCACTAAGGCTGTCATCGAGGTGGCAAACTACATCTATCAGACCTCGCAGTTCGCTCAGACCACCCTGCGCTCGGTCCTCGGCGAAGTCGACCTCGACGGCCTCCTGGCCCACCGTGAAGCCCTCAACATCCGCATCCAGACCATCATCGACGGCCACACCGCACCCTTCGGCGTCAAAGTCGTCTCCGTCGAAGTCAAGCAGGTTGACATGCCCGAGTCGATGCTACGCGCCATGGCCAAGCAGGCGGAGGCCGAACGCGAACGCCGAGCGAAGATCATCCATGCCGAAGGTGAGTTCAACGCCGCAGCCAAACTCGTCGAAGCCGCCCAGCTCATGGCCACCCAGCCCATGACCCTCCAGCTGCGCTACCTCCAGACCCTCACCGAGATAGGTGTCGAGAAAAATACCACCATCGTCTTTCCCCTTCCAATGGAGCTGATGAACCTGTTCAATAAGACGACGCTCACGCCCGACGCGGCGTTGGAGAAGAAGGTCTGA
- a CDS encoding SPOR domain-containing protein produces MNSRYQTDDDLQDLHDSRGQDREISLGATTILGIFFVLALLCAVFFGFGYSLGRRSAPPVVSAAETTTTSSESSASKPAPGSPAAHTAPSSPAIQADDASQTPSLSDAPTNASTEPSQPSPAITKVKAVAADFRPDTRPESATKPTTRPVSLAPTVPAAPGVAIVQVAAVSHQEDADVLVNALKHRGYNVAIHKEPQDKLLHVQIGPFPTKKDADAMRQRLQTDGYNAIVK; encoded by the coding sequence GTGAACAGCCGCTACCAAACCGACGACGACTTGCAGGATCTTCACGACTCTCGCGGACAGGATCGCGAGATCTCGCTTGGCGCTACCACTATCCTTGGCATCTTCTTCGTGCTCGCTCTGCTCTGCGCGGTCTTCTTCGGCTTCGGCTACTCCCTGGGCAGGCGTTCCGCCCCCCCTGTAGTCAGCGCAGCAGAGACCACCACCACAAGCTCTGAGTCCAGCGCCTCCAAACCCGCACCGGGAAGCCCCGCAGCCCACACAGCGCCCTCTTCGCCTGCAATCCAGGCCGACGACGCGAGCCAGACTCCCAGCCTCTCGGACGCTCCAACAAACGCGTCCACCGAGCCGAGCCAGCCGAGTCCCGCTATCACCAAAGTCAAGGCCGTCGCCGCAGACTTCCGCCCCGACACCCGCCCCGAATCAGCGACCAAGCCCACCACCAGGCCAGTGTCGCTCGCGCCTACCGTGCCGGCAGCACCGGGAGTAGCCATCGTCCAGGTCGCCGCCGTCTCACACCAGGAGGACGCCGACGTTCTCGTCAACGCCCTGAAGCATCGTGGCTACAACGTCGCCATTCACAAGGAGCCGCAGGACAAGCTGCTCCACGTTCAGATCGGGCCCTTCCCAACCAAAAAGGATGCCGACGCCATGCGGCAGCGTCTCCAGACCGACGGCTACAACGCCATCGTCAAGTAA
- a CDS encoding lysophospholipid acyltransferase family protein — translation MFATLKLVFVYLALGPIAGIAGIPYTLLVGDITRLYRVAMWITNAGVRAAGIKIEISGFENIPAGRSCIFMSNHVSNLDPPVTIPLLPGRSSVLLKKELMNIPILGRAMRMAKFVPVERGSRRDSAQASVAAAVDALRSGLHILVYPEGTRSPDGRLSTFKKGPFFLAQETKAPIIPIAVSGTQTMMRKGSNAITPGLARVQLLPAIEPSDYATREELMRAVRNAIAEALPLEMKPADYLTMAL, via the coding sequence ATGTTCGCAACCCTGAAGCTCGTCTTTGTTTATCTCGCCCTGGGTCCAATCGCCGGGATCGCTGGCATTCCTTACACTTTGTTGGTCGGAGACATCACCCGGCTCTATCGGGTTGCGATGTGGATCACGAACGCGGGGGTGCGTGCTGCTGGAATCAAGATCGAGATCAGCGGGTTCGAGAATATTCCAGCGGGACGCAGCTGCATCTTCATGAGCAATCATGTCTCGAATCTTGATCCTCCGGTTACAATTCCGCTTCTTCCGGGACGCAGTTCGGTGCTGCTGAAGAAGGAGCTGATGAACATCCCGATTCTGGGCCGGGCGATGCGCATGGCGAAGTTCGTTCCGGTGGAGCGTGGCAGCCGTCGAGATTCCGCGCAGGCCAGCGTGGCGGCCGCTGTGGATGCGCTGCGCTCGGGGCTGCACATCCTCGTGTATCCGGAGGGAACTCGTTCGCCGGATGGGCGACTCTCGACCTTCAAAAAGGGGCCGTTTTTTCTGGCGCAGGAGACGAAGGCACCGATTATTCCTATCGCTGTGTCGGGGACGCAGACGATGATGAGGAAGGGAAGTAACGCCATCACGCCTGGATTGGCGCGCGTTCAACTGCTTCCGGCTATCGAGCCGTCGGACTATGCGACTCGGGAGGAGCTGATGCGGGCGGTCCGGAACGCGATTGCAGAGGCTCTGCCGCTGGAGATGAAGCCTGCAGATTACTTGACGATGGCGTTGTAG
- the mpl gene encoding UDP-N-acetylmuramate:L-alanyl-gamma-D-glutamyl-meso-diaminopimelate ligase, whose protein sequence is MQNSKHIHLIGICGTAMASLAGMLQLQGHRVTGSDTAAYPPMSDLLASLKIPIREPFSESNLEPRPDLVVVGNAISRGNVELEYVLDTRIPFCSMASILHDEFLPGRESLVVAGTHGKTTTTSMLAWIYEVASRQNPALAPSFLIGGVAENFGTSFMVRSTRPFLLEGDEYDTAFFDKGPKFLHYFPDALILTHVEFDHADIYADLGAVKTAFKRLVNLVPGRGRIVAFDGSENVSECIEKAFCAVERYGFDPLSHWRLADLRHEGALTRWTVTRAGAPFADLSLPMAGAHNALNATAAAALAAGQGVPTGAIVEALATFKSVKRRLEVRSVVGGVTVIDDFAHHPTAIRETLRALRESYPNRRLWAVLEPRSNTLRRNVFELDLVDSLALADRVVLASVFKSESIPADERLHPDHVVSALNKRGVPASLLADADAIVGAVAPELREGDVVAILSNGGFGNIYGKLPAAIAGRTSRT, encoded by the coding sequence ATGCAAAATTCCAAACACATTCATCTGATCGGCATCTGCGGTACGGCGATGGCCTCGCTGGCCGGAATGCTGCAGCTTCAAGGACACCGTGTTACGGGGTCGGACACGGCCGCCTATCCGCCGATGAGTGATCTGCTGGCTTCGCTTAAAATTCCGATTCGTGAACCATTTTCAGAGAGCAATCTGGAACCGAGGCCGGACCTGGTCGTGGTTGGGAACGCGATCTCGCGGGGCAACGTGGAGCTGGAGTACGTGCTTGATACACGGATTCCATTTTGTTCGATGGCCTCGATTCTGCATGATGAGTTTCTGCCGGGGCGGGAGTCGCTGGTAGTTGCGGGGACGCATGGCAAGACGACGACTACGAGCATGCTGGCGTGGATCTATGAGGTTGCGTCGAGACAGAACCCCGCGCTGGCGCCCTCGTTTCTGATTGGTGGCGTTGCGGAGAACTTCGGGACCAGCTTCATGGTTCGTTCGACCAGGCCATTTCTGCTGGAGGGCGATGAGTACGACACCGCCTTCTTCGACAAGGGGCCAAAGTTTCTGCATTACTTTCCCGATGCTCTGATCTTGACTCATGTCGAGTTCGATCATGCGGATATCTACGCTGATCTTGGCGCGGTGAAGACTGCGTTCAAGCGGCTGGTCAATCTTGTGCCGGGGCGCGGGCGGATTGTTGCGTTCGATGGCAGCGAGAACGTGAGTGAGTGTATCGAGAAGGCCTTCTGCGCGGTGGAGCGATATGGCTTCGATCCTCTGTCGCATTGGCGTCTTGCAGATCTGCGGCATGAAGGGGCGTTGACTCGCTGGACGGTGACGCGCGCGGGTGCTCCGTTTGCTGATCTGAGCCTGCCGATGGCGGGGGCGCATAACGCGCTCAACGCTACGGCGGCGGCGGCGCTTGCAGCAGGGCAGGGTGTTCCGACTGGGGCGATCGTCGAGGCGCTGGCGACCTTCAAGAGCGTGAAGCGAAGGCTCGAAGTCCGTTCCGTTGTGGGGGGCGTCACCGTAATCGACGACTTTGCGCATCATCCGACGGCGATTCGCGAGACTCTCCGGGCGTTGCGCGAATCCTACCCGAACAGACGCCTCTGGGCGGTGCTGGAGCCGCGGTCCAATACGCTGAGGCGGAATGTCTTTGAGCTCGATCTGGTGGACAGCCTCGCGCTGGCGGACCGGGTCGTACTGGCCTCGGTCTTCAAGTCCGAGAGCATTCCAGCGGACGAACGATTGCACCCGGACCATGTTGTGAGTGCTTTGAACAAGCGCGGAGTACCTGCGAGTTTGCTGGCCGATGCCGATGCGATCGTCGGAGCGGTTGCGCCCGAGTTGCGAGAGGGAGATGTTGTTGCGATCCTTTCCAATGGCGGATTCGGGAATATCTACGGGAAGCTTCCGGCGGCGATTGCGGGCCGAACTTCAAGGACGTAA